The Capsicum annuum cultivar UCD-10X-F1 chromosome 3, UCD10Xv1.1, whole genome shotgun sequence genomic sequence CACTTGGTAAACTGTAGTTCGTCctccctttttattattttgaaattttatttattgattctgactttattttttatataatagtgTAAAAGTTTTAATATCCATCGGATTACTTAAACGTTATAACAAATAATTATGTGTAATACAAGTTAAGAAGCGGCTTTGCCATAAAAATTATTCACTTTTATcgtaataatttttattttgttttgagaattgtgtttgattataaaatttataaatttaattttaaatttgaaaaattgctTCAAATCTATTTTTCAATTTCGTCTCCATAGATTTAAAATAAAGTAGGGAAAATGCTCAAATATGTCAgtgaactattagaaatgactcatttatgccatccgttaaaagttgggctcattcatgccatcgccgttacaaaaccggctcatccatgccattactttttaacgtaTGGTTTTTAAAAACAGCCTTGCCACAtggcagcttattagagggccatgtcattttttattttattttatttttatttattttttaattttttttttaaaaataattttttttgatacattaaaaagaatccacgcAACTTTTtaatccattgaaaattagtttgatctatgcttttaaaatttgattaatttttcatgaatatattcttaaaacattctcgtttgattcattttttttgtcatttttgacatattaagattgttttcatattttacctttaatattaattatttttttcttcaaattaatttcaaatacaatagtaaacatcatttaataaatatattataataaaatagctaTTTTAATTGATGGGCGAGTAACTAAAAGggaacggagagagtatacactccacgctttttatcactttattaaattttttaaaagattcacgttaactaaagcttttgtcatttttcagttNNNNNNNNNNNNNNNNNNNNNNNNNNNNNNNNNNNNNNNNNNNNNNNNNNNNNNNNNNNNNNNNNNNNNNNNNNNNNNNNNNNNNNNNNNNNNNNNNNNNNNNNNNNNNNNNNNNNNNNNNNNNNNNNNNNNNNNNNNNNNNNNNNNNNNNNNNNNNNNNNNNNNNNNNNNNNNNNNNNNNNNNNNNNNNNNNNNNNNNNNNNNNNNNNNNNNNNNNNNNNNNNNNNNNNNNNNNNNNNNNNNNNNNNNNNNNNNNNNNNNNNNNNNNNNNNNNNNNNNNNNNNNNNNNNNNNNNNNNNNNNNNNNNNNNNNNNNNNNNNNNNNNNNNNNNNNNNNNNNNNNNNNNNNNNNNNNNNNNNNNNNNNNNNNNNNNNNNNNNNNNNNNNNNNNNNNNNNNNNNNNNNNNNNNNNNNNNNNNNNNNNNNNNNNNNNNNNNNNNNNNNNNNNNNNNNNNNNNNNNNNNNNNNNNNNNNNNNNNNNNNNNNNNNNNNNNNNNNNNNNNNNNNNNNNNNNNNNNNNNNNNNNNNNNNNNNNNNNNNNNNNNNNNNNNNNNNNNNNNNNNNNNNNNNNNNNNNNNNNNNNNNNNNNNNNNNNNNNNNNNNNNNNNNNNNNNNNNNNNNNNNNNNNNNNNNNNNNNNNNNNNNNNNNNNNNNNNNNNNNNNNNNNNNNNNNNNNNNNNNNNNNNNNNNNNNNNNNNNNNNNNNNNNNNNNNNNNNNNNNNNNNNNNNNNNNNNNNNNNNNNNNNNNNNNNNNNNNNNNNNNNNNNNNNNNNNNNNNNNNNNNNNNNNNNNNNNNNNNNNNNNNNNNNNNNNNNNNNNNNNNNNNNNNNNNNNNNNNNNNNNNNNNNNNNNNNNNNNNNNNNNNNNNNNNNNNNNNNNNNNNNNNNNNNNNNNNNNNNNNNNNNNNNNNNNNNNNNNNNNNNNNNNNNNNNNNNNNNNNNNNNNNNNNNNNNNNNNNNNNNNNNNNNNNNNNNNNNNNNNNNNNNNNNNNNNNNNNNNNNNNNNNNNNNNNNNNNNNNNNNNNNNNNNNNNNNNNNNNNNNNNNNNNNNNNNNNNNNNNNNNNNNNNNNNNNNNNNNNNNNNNNNNNNNNNNNNNNNNNNNNNNNNNNNNNNNNNNNNNNNNNNNNNNNNNNNNNNNNNNNNNNNNNNNNNNNNNNNNNNNNNNNNNNNNNNNNNNNNNNNNNNNNNNNNNNNNNNNNNNNNNNNNNNNNNNNNNNNNNNNNNNNNNNNNNNNNNNNNNNNNNNNNNNNNNNNNNNNNNNNNNNNNNNNNNNNNNNNNNNNNNNNNNNNNNNNNNNNNNNNNNNNNNNNNNNNNNNNNNNNNNNNNNNNNNNNNNNNNNNNNNNNNNNNNNNNNNNNNNNNNNNNNNNNNNNNNNNNNNNNNNNNNNNNNNNNNNNNNNNNNNNNNNNNNNNNNNNNNNNNNNNNNNNNNNNNNNNNNNNNNNNNNNNNNNNNNNNNNNNNNNNNNNNNNNNNNNNNNNNNNNNNNNNNNNNNNNNNNNNNNNNNNNNNNNNNNNNNNNNNNNNNNNNNNNNNNNNNNNNNNNNNNNNNNNNNNNNNNNNNNNNNNNNNNNNNNNNNNNNNNNNNNNNNNNNNNNNNNNNNNNNNNNNNNNNNNNNNNNNNNNNNNNNNNNNNNNNNNNNNNNNNNNNNNNNNNNNNNNNNNNNNNNNNNNNNNNNNNNNNNNNNNNNNNNNNNNNNNNNNNNNNNNNNNNNNNNNNNNNNNNNNNNNNNNNNNNNNNNNNNNNNNNNNNNNNNNNNNNNNNNNNNNNNNNNNNNNNNNNNNNNNNNNNNNNNNNNNNNNNNNNNNNNNNNNNNNNNNNNNNNNNNNNNNNNNNNNNNNNNNNNNNNNNNNNNNNNNNNNNNNNNNNNNNNNNNNNNNNNNNNNNNNNNNNNNNNNNNNNNNNNNNNNNNNNNNNNNNNNNNNNNNNNNNNNNNNNNNNNNNNNNNNNNNNNNNNNNNNNNNNNNNNNNNNNNNNNNNNNNNNNNNNNNNNNNNNNNNNNNNNNNNNNNNNNNNNNNNNNNNNNNNNNNNNNNNNNNNNNNNNNNNNNNNNNNNNNNNNNNNNNNNNNNNNNNNNNNNNNNNNNNNNNNNNNNNNNNNNNNNNNNNNNNNNNNNNNNNNNNNNNNNNNNNNNNNNNNNNNNNNNNNNNNNNNNNNNNNNNNNNNNNNNNNNNNNNNNNNNNNNNNNNNNNNNNNNNNNNNNNNNNNNNNNNNNNNNNNNNNNNNNNNNNNNNNNNNNNNNNNNNNNNNNNNNNNNNNNNNNNNNNNNNNNNNNNNNNNNNNNNNNNNNNNNNNNNNNNNNNNNNNNNNNNNNNNNNNNNNNNNNNNNNNNNNNNNNNNNNNNNNNNNNNNNNNNNNNNNNNNNNNNNNNNNNNNNNNNNNNNNNNNNNNNNNNNNNNNNNNNNNNNNNNNNNNNNNNNNNNNNNNNNNNNNNNNNNNNNNNNNNNNNNNNNNNNNNNNNNNNNNNNNNNNNNNNNNNNNNNNNNNNNNNNNNNNNNNNNNNNNNNNNNNNNNNNNNNNNNNNNNNNNNNNNNNNNNNNNNNNNNNNNNNNNNNNNNNNNNNNNNNNNNNNNNNNNNNNNNNNNNNNNNNNNNNNNNNNNNNNNNNNNNNNNNNNNNNNNNNNNNNNNNNNNNNNNNNNNNNNNNNNNNNNNNNNNNNNNNNNNNNNNNNNNNNNNNNNNNNNNNNNNNNNNNNNNNNNNNNNNNNNNNNNNNNNNNNNNNNNNNNNNNNNNNNNNNNNNNNNNNNNNNNNNNNNNNNNNNNNNNNNNNNNNNNNNNNNNNNNNNNNNNNNNNNNNNNNNNNNNNNNNNNNNNNNNNNNNNNNNNNNNNNNNNNNNNNNNNNNNNNNNNNNNNNNNNNNNNNNNNNNNNNNNNNNNNNNNNNNNNNNNNNNNNNNNNNNNNNNNNNNNNNNNNNNNNNNNNNNNNNNNNNNNNNNNNNNNNNNNNNNNNNNNNNNNNNNNNNNNNNNNNNNNNNNNNNNNNNNNNNNNNNNNNNNNNNNNNCagggatggtttcaagcgaggtagaggtagaccgaagaaatattggagggaggtgattacaTTAGACAtgcatgacatggagcagcttcagcttaccgaggacatgaccggAAGTTGTGGAGGTGGAgaattagagtagaaggttagtcaGAGTTAGGAGGTTGTATGTTTTGGGTATATACTTGAAGTATCTTGCTTTGGGTATTATTGATGgtgttatttttcattttatcttgttttattgCTATTCCTTATCTTCTATTAGATTgctttattttattgttatcttATCTTGCtttagattattttattattttattttgagtcgaggtctatcgaaaacaacctttctatctcactttgaggtaatggtatggactgcatacacttaccctccccaggctccacttggtggaaatatatatatatatatatatggatagaGAGAGAGTAATTTTGAGCCTCTTTCAACtaatttttcctcaaatattGAACTTTTTCCTTGAAATCCTGACTCCGCCTCTTTCTCTTACTGCTATTGTCTTTAAGTAGAGAAGTCTAGGGTTCGTCCACGGCCCACGTAAAATTGGGTTAAAGCCCTTCAAATGATTGATCAGGCTGGGCTGAGTTGGGCTGTACTCATATGGGCTAGGAGAATTCAGTTGGGCCAGTCCATTTGAACAGCGTTAAATTTCCGCAGATATTATTTGCTTTCTTAGTGGAATGATTCTTTGGTCATTGATttttcttggaagatctttggtaAAATTCATTGTCATATGTAATTAGTAGTTTATCCaaacaaaaaaagtcaaaagataaataattaaattcttTGTAATAGAACTGGAGTAACAATTTTCTCCGGAAGAAAAAAGACTTTTACATAATTGAAATTAGAATGGAAAGTAGAATTTTAGAGATTTTCCAGACCAAGGTTAATTCCATGATTATTCCACAAGTTTGACCAAACgacaattaaaatattaaataaacttTGTTCCAATATATAAATCTGTATAAGTTCTTGAAAGTTTTCCTATTTGAACAACTTACGCCCTTACCAATTGGGTTAGTGGTGAGATAATTAAAATTACTTTATCCTATTTTAAGTTCAAGTGTCtaagaatgaaaaaaatcatgTTGGAAGTGATCCCgtaaatttaaatttagttaGACTCCAATATGAGTATCAAATATGGAGGgaaaatttatttagaaaaaaaacagCTTAAGCCTTAGGCTTTCTATTTGGATGACTAGTCCAATAATTGCACAATTGGTTAGCATTAGTTGGTGACCCACACAACTAACCACTTTGTTCCAAATCTACCTAATTCCTAGGTAAACTAGTATGCCAATTGTACTAAACAATACCAATCTTTGAAATTATGttactatttatttattggtCACCAATTTTTAAAAAACATCCTTCTTTTGACTCTCCTACTCCATTTTTTACCTATATAAATAAACACAGCATTTCTTCTAACAACATTGTGtaatcaaatcaaactaacttcattcattaaaaaaaaaaaaatctcttcatATCTAATGGCAAATCAAGGGAGCAGAATGAGTTTTTTCGCGATAGTGATCGCGGTGATGTGTGCAGCAGTTGTTGCACAATCGAGCGATGACTGCACGAACGTGTTGATTAGCATGTCACCTTGCTTGAACTATATTACTGGCAACTCCACTGCTCCATCTTCAGGTTGTTGCACTCAGCTTGGCACTGTGGTTAAGAACAATCCAAGTTGCTTGTGCCAGGTTCTTAATGGTGGTGCCTCTAATTTGGGGCTTAATATTAATCAAACTCAAGCTTTGGCTCTTCCTACTGCTTGTAAAGTTCAGACTCCACCTCTTAGCCAATGCAATGGTAAGAAGAAAAATTCAACTTGTCtggtttcaatttgtttgtctagtTTTTTTTGTCTTAAACACAtacgtgaaaagttaaaattaaagagttgcaAAAAAAGAGGCTTACTGTTTTAGGCGGACTAAAAAGAAAGTAAGACAAACAGATTGAAATAGAGAGGCTAGATAAAATGTTACTCTCTTTCATATGAATTTAAGTTTTTTGACATACTTTAGAGGTGGATCTAGATTATATAGGGTGAGTGGATTCAAATCTCTTTCATATGAATTTAAGTGTTTTGACATACTTTAGAGGTAGATCTAGGTTATATAGGGTGAGCGGATTTAAATCGAGTTCAGTCAACTTAAGTTCTACCACTAGACCAAGAGTTTGTTATTAGATTTTCAACAactattgtttatttatttaatggaTTTCATCACAAAAATACGAAGTCTACTCAAATAAAAAAGACAAGCAAATGAATTCGTATAGAAACAGGCACCCAATATCCTCGATCCGCTCCTGGACTTATATCTCAATTGTTCAATCACCTCAACCTCAATACTATACTATTTGGATTTTGTAATTTAGATACTTCACTAACATCAGTTACTTTGGTACAGCTAATTCACCAAATAGCTCTCCTGCTGGAACACCAACTACAGATACTCCAGGTAAAATTACTCTTTTCCTcaatattctataactctttccaTATCAATTTATGTGTCGTGCTTTTCTTTTAAGTAAATCACAAAAAGAACGTCATACGTCTTTAACTAACTCTATACCAATGTGTAACAGGACGTGGAACTAACGCAGTACCATCACCACCAGATGGTTCCAATGATGCAACTTCAATCAAGATGGCAGCCCCTttgttcttctttcttctcttcattgCTTCGACATTCATCGCGGCCTGAGTTTTTCAGCTACGACTTTCATGACTATCGGAATATATTGCTCTGTTGATACATTCAGATTCGTGTCCGCTTATTTTTAACCTATTGAATTATGTCGATTACTAGCTATATttgttttatttcatatgatCTGCAGTCATTTTCTTGATGCGGATTGTTggttattgtattttcttattctttagttacataaattttttcttgaattgtcTTCACACATAATAAATTTTTCTATTGTATTTGGTATGTGTTAGTTGGATAttctattttggtttattaatttataaattaccTTAACCTCAGAGCATTAACACAAATGGCCACCTCACCCCACCCAGTGGTAGAACCAGAATTAATATTAAGgagttcaaaaattaaaatagtgaACATACGAATGAGCTGAAGGAGTTTAACCTCTACCGTATATacataaaagaatatttttatcatatctaaataatataatttttcaccgAATGAAGTTTGGGTAATGGCTCGCTGACCCCACGCCCAATAAATAATGGAAAACTTATCCCACGTTCTTTGTTAATAATCAAAAAAGTTTTGAGGGCCAATTGCACCATTTAAAACTCAGTTGATAATAAAGTTGTTCCTCTATCCTTCCTTCCTCTTATTACACATAGGGGtggacatattttggtttaaactaaaaaaaccgaaaaatcaaaccaaaatttaattttggtttcagtttttcaattttttggatTGAATtcgatttgtaattttaaaattgtgGTTTTtcgattcaattttttatttaaaaaaaaatttagtttaaaccgaaaaaccaaaattttataaataaataaataatatatatattttattatatatatatataatatttagcaattcacattcacaattaacatttaacagcaaattcgcatacgccgcagactgtttatggattgttttagtgactcaaatattttatgcactattttggtgactttggactgttttatggactatttatgtaGAAAGtttgttgtttcatggactatttttacgagttttgtgttgttttgtagactatttatgcaaggttatattatatgtaatgattaatgacattatgtattatgttaagcttgtgattattttatttcgtttcatccatgttgagttatttataattgtttatatttaggaatgaaaaacaggtttgaaaaaaataatttttctaaaaaaatccatcaattttaaatgttcagttatgaaaaagagaggctaactactttaatatttcaaatcgaaataaaaattcgaaataatcaaaccgaatttgtaaaaatcaaaccaaacctaatttatttcggtttggttatggATGTCACTTTTGTCTatccaaaaatcgataaaccgaatcgatattaaacaatcagatcGAACTGACCGAACGTCCACCCCTACTTACACATCGGACTCTTGTCTGTGACATGATCCAAACCTATGAACAAGACTTTgttccatgtccttgatcaaacACAACCATTAAACACATTGACAAGACAATCAAAATTTTATACCATAATATTagttaacaataaaaaaaatattttctgaccTATTACATAAATTAGTAACTAACACTTTATTGGATGATGGTTATTCGTGATTTCAAAAAGTACGGTATTGTATTGTATGACATAGTGTTGTACAGTATTGTAAATATGATGTATAATTTgttactatttaaaaatattttattttaatttgattgcATCGTACTGTATCATAACTAGTAAGTTTACTAACTTACCATGGAAGACAATTTGAATAAAGTAAAATTCAAGACGAATTTTAGTATGAATTTTAGCAACAAAATTTCCGTCTTgaatttttatcaagtttaacatttatcttttttttaatataaacaaTATAGGATTATACTAACGGAATCCTGCCTCCATGAGATTCTCTCTTTCTGCtacttttttttcatgattttgctatttttactattaattttcttTGACCATCTTATTTAAACTACTTGAAGCATGTCCAAAATCTCCGTCTTAAATTTTGCTTTGTTCAAATTGTCTTCAATGGTAATAAAAGTTTGTTCTTGCATCGAACTTTGTCGTTATTGTCATTTCTCTGAAACATAGCATATTCAAGTCATTAACAACAATAATACATTTCCTTTTATTAGAATTTGTGTCTTCTTAATTccttgagaaaaattattttgaattgttgAGGTTAGAAAGTTTTTCACAAGAGGAATTTGAGGAAAAGATGACAAGGAGAAAGAAATAATTGAGGAAATGGGTTATGATTTAATTTCACGAAAGTAGAAATTTCATTAATATAACGTTTGcgttatttttataaaaaataatcaaaaccaaacttgatatgtttttaaatagttaaatgaCCAAAATTGATAAGTGTATAACTAAGGAACTATTTTAGACCTACTTTTAAACCTACTATTTCACAAAAGCAGGAACTagactactatatataagagagaatgtgtGATTTTGGTAGTTctcacatcaaatttttttgtcaattttatctctaatttaaactttaattactctacaaatttttatttattttgataaatttaaacaaTTATATGGGCTTATTAAATGTTACAAAAATGACGAGTCAtaaaaaatgatagtgacaccataaaaactatttatataatcaaattctaaattgatccaagggtttattatctttctattttgtagaaatgtttattaatcttacttAAAATTTATTATGGACAAATAATTAAAGTATCTTCACATTTACTTTGTAACttagtacatgcttaattattaaataaaatattattttttatatacaactaaaaatatctgaaaatttaatttttaaaaaagtataatttaactctccaaatattaatgatactaaataatgaaaaatgagagtaatcCTTTTTCACATCTTTTGATGGtgaattttttaaacaaaaaaatgtgatcatcaatattttatagtgtttaggataaaataagtaatttaacatgaaatattaaattttcaaacaaatttaagaattatcaacataaatttcttaacatgtatttttaggaaaaagtgacTACTAAAGTTGGTAGcttttaaatttcttttgtaTGGTTTAACATGAGGTAAAACAATTAAGCTATGTAAGGTGGAAAAAGTGACTACTAAAGTTGGTAGcttttaaatttcttttgtaTGGTTTAACATGAAGTAAAACAATTAAGCTATGTAAGGTGAAACgtatttttataaacaaactATCTATTCTTAGAAAGAATGCAATGtttttagtaccacaaatccAACAACCACTAAAAACTAATACAGGATAACTAATTCCAAAACAAGTAATCCCAGCATAATTAATCCCAACATAACTTGTTTCCCAACGAAACAACCCACTAGTAACCATACCACGGATAACCACCATTCAAACAaagtgtaaatattttttttgtacttgCCTCCACGAACAATTATCCTTTCGGGAAGGCTTTTCCGCTCCTCCTAGGAGTTAATTCCTTATATTGTCATTGAACTATTGACAAAATCCCACAAaagacacttttatttttttatgacaaaaatgtcactgaattattattttatctctcagattgttatttctaatattttaagCTACTAAACTcacttaattaaatttaaatttaatgacAATTCATTAGATTATACCACCCCGAGTACATAACAAAAAATGGGTCTAATATAAAAAGCAATAAAATCCACCAAAATgaaatatacattttaaataaacaaaaattagacATATTGagatgttgaattttatttttttaaaatacttgaaattttaTAGGACCATTTAAAGTAAAAGTATACCctctccatttcatattatttatagacTTTTCTCTTTACATGTTTCACTTATGAAATcagaatttaaagtttatgaattctgattttttttattaatatgtatacatttaataaatttttaaaatagatataaaaattttaaaacatatatattaaattatcttaatttatattttactttttttcacttatttaagAATAAGGAGAGTATTAACTAATCTttttgttccatatattttaagTCACTTATCAATTAATAGGactgaaattaaattattattatccttgtattaattcatttgaaaatataaatataataaagttcccaaaaaaattcttatattgataatattagtATTTATGAAGACGCTAATagaatgtattaaaaaaattacaaggtAAATTAGTAAGCTATCcttcttatttataatattttatgggACGCGTTGAGAAAAgtgaataaataatatgaaacagAGAGAGAaactccttaatttttttttttaaaagggtcctataaaatctcatatattctttttaattttaaaaactattttcacCGTGTATAATTTGTCTTTATataaaatctattttattttggtgaattttattatttttataataaaattgaataGATTTTATTGCCTTTATACTAAAATcattttttgttatgtattgaGTTGAAAGTATATTTTAATGAATGTGTCAATGAAATAGAATTTAAAGTATCATTTAAGAAAATTAAGTGAGTTTAGTAGTTtaatatattagaatgataatatGAGAGACAAAGTAATAGTTTAATGACATTGTTGtcataaaaaatacaaaagtgaCTTTTGTATGATATTATCAATGGTGCAATGACAATATGAGGAATTAGCTCACTCCTCCTCCCAGCTGCTCTTT encodes the following:
- the LOC124897040 gene encoding non-specific lipid transfer protein GPI-anchored 5-like, with the translated sequence MANQGSRMSFFAIVIAVMCAAVVAQSSDDCTNVLISMSPCLNYITGNSTAPSSGCCTQLGTVVKNNPSCLCQVLNGGASNLGLNINQTQALALPTACKVQTPPLSQCNANSPNSSPAGTPTTDTPGRGTNAVPSPPDGSNDATSIKMAAPLFFFLLFIASTFIAA